The window AACGGCGAATAAAGCCTTTGGAAATGCTCCATTTACGGGTGGAGGAAAAACAGGCACAGCTCAATCTAGTTACTTTGATGCAGAATTATGGCAAACATTTAATACTGTAAACTTAACTCATGTTGGTTTTGCACCATATGACAAACCGGAAATATCATACGCACTAGTTATCCCGCATGCTTCGTTGGAATCATCATACAAAACAAATTTTTCTACTCCAATAGCACGAAGACTTGTAGATAAATATTTTGAGATTAAGCTAAAAAATAATGTGACATCAGTAAATGATTCAACTTCAATTCCACTTATAAAACCAGCCTTTACAAATGCTAAAATAGATGAAGAAGAAACAGAAGAATAACTCTCCTAAAAAGGAACGGGTGCTTTAGTAAAGTAGAGCAACGTCTTTTAAGCCGTTGCTCCTTTTACATTTAAAAAGTACTTCTGTACTTCTGATAATACTCTTTCCTTAACCTTCTGCTTAACTGAGCATAGATCTTGGCATTTTCACTTTTCTCATGCCATAAGACTTTGTATGACTTAAATAGGAGCTCCAATTTACATCAAATAAGTTGCGTAGCTGTGTCTAAGTTGGTGTAGATGAATCTTTCTTTATTAATTTCCACACGATTGGAGCTCCGCTTGATGATGTATCGCATGTGGGCGACACTCATTTTGTGTGGCTGTCTGGCTTTTACAAAGATGGCGGGATTATGGTCATCACGGCTTTCCATATAGCGTTTAAGCCATATGTCACAACGTGTATTAAAATAAACTTCTCTTTCCTTATCGTCTTTATTGGACCAATTAATATGATTCTTTTCTAACGCAACTATTTCTCCAATTCGACAGCCGGTAGAAAACATAAATTCAAAAATCGCTTTTTTCACTGAAGAATGACAGGATTCACGAAGGTGTTCAATCTCCCGTTCGGTTAAATACTTGGGTATCCGCTTCCCTACTTTAGGTTCTTTCATTTTGGAAGTTGGATTCTTACTCAGGTATCCAGCTTCATGGGACCATCGAAAAAATGATTTCATAAAGCGGATACGATGTGCAAGACTGGCCGGTTTAAATGCTTGCCAGGTATAGCGAGATATTCTTTCAGTTGATTTGTATCCAGTAATTCCATCTCTACATCCTTAAAATAATCAATTAGTAGCAAAGACTGTAACAGGTAGGCCTTCAACGTTTGTTGCGAAAAGCCTCCTATTCGCTTATCAGCTTCAAACGAAGCCCATGCTTTTGACTGTAACATTTCCATTCCCCCTAAAATAGTATAAGGATTATTGCCAATTTAATAGAATTATAGACATAGGGTGTATCTTACTAACACTTATTAGTTGGAGGTATAAATGAAACTTTTACGGTATTTTTGTACAATTTTAATCTTGTTGAGTTTTATTCTCTTAATAACTGGATGTGCAGAAAATAGAACCACACAGAAAGAGGATGATTTGAAGATAGAAGGTTATATACTTGAAGTAGATGAAGGAAGAATATTGGTTGCAGAGGGCATGACTTCAGAACAATATGAAACACTTAAATATAAAACACTTCAAGAGTTGGATAATGAAAGTATTTCTCTTTTCTACTTAAGTTATGAAGATACCAGTGGATTAAGGAAAGGTTACAAAGTGGATGTATGGATGGATGGTGAAATTGATTTATCTAATCCTGCTCAAGCTGGAGCAAAAAAGATTGAGTTAAAATAATAATATCTTATTGAACTAACGCAGCAGGTTAGTTCAACAAAAAATGGAATAATCGTCTACTGTAAAATATAATTAGAATCATTAATGTTATAGAAAATCAATTGAAATTTAAGGAATTATCTATTGTGCAACAAACTTATTTATCGAGATGGAGGACTATTATGAATGTAAATTCCGTTGAACAGAATAACATTTCAATTGCTGTTATAAGCAGTAGTGAGGTGTTATAAGATACTGACATACAATCGATTTAATATAATAAATCCAGTTTAAATGAGTTTAAAGTTCAATTTTTATTCAGAAAATTTATGGTACAAAATTATAGGGAGGGACAGCAAATGATTGAGAGAAAGATACAATCATCAAGAGGAACGGTCTATTACTGGACGAATGGAATAGTTTCTCCACAAGAATTTGCTATTGTTTTTTGTCATGGATTAACAGCAGACCACACGCTTTTCGATAAACAAGTTGAGCATCTATCTGCTGAATATAAGTTGATAACTTGGGATTTTCCTTTGCATGGAAAATCAAGACCCTATGAAGATTTCTCTTTCGCAAATGTAAATGAAGAGATGTTAGCTATACTCGAACAGGAGAATATAGAAAAAATAGTCTTAGTGGGGCAGTCAGCAGGAGGTTATATTGCTCAGTCCTTTATTCATGAATATGGGGACAAGGTAATAGGGTTTATAGGAATAGGCACAACTCCTTTTGGTAAAAGTTATTATAAAAAGTCGGAATTGTTTTGGATAAAACATTATTCTACAGTTGCCAGACTGTACCCATATAGCTATTATTGTAAAGCAGGTGCAAAAGCTATTACGATAATTGATGAAGCAAGGACAAGTATGTACAAAACATTAGTTAGTTTGGGTAAAAAAGATATGTTGAAAGTGACTAGTGAAGTTTATGGTGAGTTTTTGAAGATAGAAGATGAAGTTCAATTTAATTGTCCAGTTTTGATTACTTATGGAGAATATGACAATACAGGTTATGTAAAAAAATACTGTAATAGCTGGGCTGAAAGGACGAGGTATCCATTGAAAATTATATCTAGTGCCTCTCATAACGCAAATTATGATAACTATGAGGAGTTTAATGGACTACTAATTTCTTTTGTTCAATCAGATATATAAATGACCATATGTCTCATATTAGATGGCACTTTATAAACAGAAAACAGGAAATTATGAAGGAATGTAACTAAAGTAAAGGGCGCTTGAGTTCAAGAACATGGAGCTTTGAGCTCTTTTTCTTATTAAACTAAAGTAGCAGTTTAGTTTAATAAGAGACAGTAGATTTTTAATTATAAACAAACTAAACCACCATATGATGGTTTAGTTTGTTTATTTATAAGGATTAACATATAGAGGATAATGATTTCCTTCAAGAAGCACCTTTTCGGTTACGGCATCTATTACTACAAATTTGTGCCATTCTTCTTTTTCATTTTGGTGAAAAGATGCCATAAAATATACTTGTCGATTGGGATGAATATGATGCAAGTTTGTAGGATTCATTTTTTCTCCACTCAGTTTGGTTTTATTTTATATGTTAGTTCTGCAACTGGTACTTCATTAAAGGAGATTTTTTCCTCATACTAAATGCAGCATTTTTATACTCTTCGTAAATATTTTTATCTAATTCATTATAAAATTTATCTTCTTCAATAAAAGATTTACTTTGATTATCTGGGTACTCTAGCTTAGGAGAAGAGGTTTCAGAAGCGACTGTTTTTTGAGATGAAGTCTCGGAAGGTGTCAAAGACAGGAAAAGAAAATGAATAAGATAACTATTGTCAGTAATATAATTCCCTAGATTTTGATATTTATGATAATAATTAGATTAACGTTCACTTTGCTATGTCTCGTGACGGAAAGATAAATTTTGATATAGAAAAAGTGATACAGGAAGATGGGGCTTGATTACCTTTTTCAACTAACGCGGCAGGTTAGTCGAAGAAGAAAATGGGAGTGAAAAAAAGATGATCAATAGTATTTTTAGATTTATTGGTTTACTTTTAATGGCTAGTCCAGTTCTCTTGTATGGACAAAATTTTGTTGACGAAAAAGTGGCTATTATGATTCTTATTGTAGGTATAATAATTACATTTTTATTTAGAAAAAATAAAAAAATACAAAGTAAACGATGAAGTAAACTATGGACACATTTCGACCATAATGAGAATAAATGAGAAGGTGCTTATTCAACTAAAGGGTGCTTTACTACAATAAGGAGTAAAGCCTTTTTTCTTATTGAACTAAAGCGGTAGGTTAATTGAAGAAGAAGGGATTCCAGAAGATCGCCATAAGAGTCGATCTTTTTTCTTTGTCATGTTTCAAATAAAAGAGTTACTATTTGAAGCACGTTGGAACCTAATTTAATGTGATAATATTTTATGAATTGGAAAAGATAGTCTTAGGAAAGGAGGAATTGCGAATGTATATGAAAAAGTGGTTAACTGGATTGGTCGTTTTGCTTGCGATGATTGTAGTTGTGACAACTCAAGGCTCACTAGGTGTATTTGCCGAGTCCGGCGTCGTAACACAGCCAATTGAGTCAGAGAAAGCGATTGAGGTTGAGTTGAACAATAATTACTTTAATCCGAAAGTCATCACTATTCCTAATGGAAGAACGACAACGTTGATATTGAAAAACAAAGGTACTAATAAGCACACCTTCACAGTGGAAAAGCTCGGAATTGACGTCGAAGTCCAGCCGGGAACAGAAAAAAACATTACCGTGAAACCAATAAATATTGGTACATATGATCTGATATGTCGGTACCATTTCCAGGAAGGAATGGTTGGAAAAGTAACAGTCAAATAACAAGCAGGGCCAATCGGGCCTTGCTTTTTTTAATAGGCAACGGTAACTTATTTATTATTACCCAGAGATCATCATAACAGCTAACTTTCCTCCACAAACGAATGTTCAGTAAAGAAGTAGGGTTAATAGTACTGAGAAATTGAATAAAATAGGTAGATGGAATCAATGTTGAAGAAATCATAATAGTTCTATGTTTTTGAGGAACAATAAATTGAAAAGTAATAAAATAGTTATAAAGCGAGGGGTTTTATGAAAAAGGTTGTAATGTTTTTCCTATGTCTTCTTATATTAATTCTTCCATCACAAGTTTTTGCTCAACTTAAAGTACCTATTTTAATATATCATTCGATTGACGAATTTAAAGGGCATGGTTCTAAGGAGTTATATGTAACACCGAAGAATTTCGAGAAACAAATGATTTATCTAAGAGACCATGGCTACACATTATTAACTTTTGATCGATGGCAAGACATTTATAAAGTAAACAAACCCATTTTCATCACCTTTGATGATGGGTACAAAAACAATCTGAATGCATTTGGTATCTTTCAAAAACTGAAAAACGAAAGTTTTAAACCAACTGGTACCATTTTTGTTATTTCTGACTTTATTGGTCGCTCCAACCGATTATCAAAATCGGATTTAAAAATGATGGCTGATTCAGGGATCATCTCAATTCAGTCTCATACTGCTACACATCCTGATTTGACGAAAATAAAAAATTATGAATATGAACTGAAAGGGTCCAAAGATAAAATTCAAAAAATAACGGGCAAACCAGTTAATGTTCTTGCGTATCCATACGGAAATTTCAATAACAAGGTCCTAGCAGAAACGAAGAAATACTATTTGTTTGGACTTACGACAACTCCTGAACTATTTTCTGAGAAGGGCATAAAAGACGAATTCTATCTTTTACCACGGATCTATATCAAGTATTCAACTACTCTTGATGACTTTGCAAAGATCGTTGACGGAGAATGAAGACGATTACTATACCAGGTAATCGTTTTTTCTTTTGGAACCAACAAAGCGCAAAGTTTGTGAATAAATGCACTTAAACTAACGGGTGCGCGCGACAAGTTCTGTTATAAGCGCTTTTAAGCGTGAAAATACAGGAGATTTATAAAAAATAAATTTTAACTTTACAACTGCCAACAACATCGACTTCAGATTACTATGACAAATTACCGGCAGGGACGTTCGTTCAAGAATATATGCCAAACCCGTGGAATGATAAAACGCCATATGCGTTCATTCTATACGGTGACAACTGGGGTTTTGTGAATCGCAATGATGTAACAGTAAGAATTCCTAATACCGGCGGCTCTCGTCATTTCAAGAACGTTGGGGAACATGGGGAATTTGTATTAACTGATTCAGCTCTACTATACCAGAATGTTAAAAACGACTTAGTAATGTATGCTGCACCAGGCAAATTTGTTAAGCGTGTATTTACACCTGGTGAAACGGTGTATGTGTATCCAGCAACTATAGTTAACTATACGTTAATTTCAAAAAATGCTGTTTTTGGTTATGTTGAAACGTCAACCTTATATGATTTGGATGTACAAGTCACAGGACCTTTTTCACCACCAGTAAACGCAAATATTACCTTTCAAACTGCTAATATCGATGCAAATAGCCTTCAGTCGAATCTACTAACTTATGATGGAGATCGATGGCATTTACGTTATGATTATTCTGCTAAGTCAGAATTGAATGTTAGTTTTGGTTATGTAGAGATTGTATCAGAATTCTCCATAAACATTAGACAACCAGATGTACAAGACGAAACATTGTCCATTGCATTGCCACTTAAGCTTGGATCAAAATCAATAAACGGGCAATGGCAAGTATATGCAATTTATGCAACGCTTGATACACCGGCAGGGCAGTTGAAAAATGTCGTTCATGTAAAAAATAAAAAAACAGGCATGCAGCTCTTTATCGCACCGAACTATGGTGTAATAAAACTAGAGACAAAAGATGGCGTTGCAACGTTTATGAAGACTTTAATAAAATAAACAAATCACTCGCTTATACAGCGGGTGATTTGTTTAAGGAAACTATTCTCTTTGTACGCTAAAAAAATATCAGACATTTGGAGACGTAGAGATAGAATGCGGTTTGAACAACAAGATATTGTTGTAACTCAAGAATTAAATTCTATTTCATTAAATCTTAATTAATATAATCAAGGTGATAATACTACAAGTACAAAGTACCAAGTTAACTGGAGAAAAGAAGAACTAGTAGAAAAAGCTAAAGGATGGATTAAGAAACCAAGTTAAACAAGACCATCATTTTTTGATGGTCTATTTTTAATCCAAAACATCAAGTAAATCTCAGTAATCCATTGTGAAATGTTACACTTAATCTAACGTAGCAGGTTAATTAATTTAATGGAGGTTTTTTATGAAAATGATAGAAGGTAGATAGCAAAGTGATTATAGATGACTTTGAATTTTATGGTCAAATTGAACAAGAAAAATTTTGTTTTAAATGCAAGTCTAATTTAGTATATTATGATGATTTCGATACTTATTTTTGTCCTAAATGTAATAGTTGGATTGAATCAAAATGTAGTGACCCTCATTGCAAATATTGCCCTAATAGACCAGAAAAACCTTTATCCTTTAAATAGTGTAATTGAACTAACGGGTGCTTTACTTCAAGATGGAGTAAAGATTTTTTTTATCGAACTAAAGGGGTAGTTAACAAGGAGTTTAAAACAAGAATATAGAAATACCAGTAGGAGATTAAATTTTTTAGGGGGTAAAATGAAAAATAAAAACATTTTAAAAACGATAAACTGGGCATCTTTCACAACCATTGTATTGGTGAGTGTTGTTACAGCAACAATTACACTATATGACTTAAATACACACACTACTTATGGTGAAGAAGGACAGTCTCGTGCGAAATTCCGTTGGGGCTTGTTCGACACAATCATTTCAGTTGTTATACTATTTATGTCATCTTTTTTAGCTTTGTGTTGGAAACGATTATTTCCTTTTAACGTACCTATTGCAATTATAATAGTCGGTTTTTGTTATGTACTATTTTTCCTTACATTCACGGTTGGATGGGTAGCTTTTCAAGGAATATTTGGTTTTTTTATTGCATTTCTAACTGGTGTAATCTTAATAGTATGTTACTCAGTTTTCTATTTTCTTGAACGTCGCAAGACCAATAAAATTTAACTGGTTAGAAGTGTATGAAAAGATACTTGATTAACTAATAGGTGCTTTAGTTACTCAAGAATAGGGGGAATTTATGATTAAGTCTATAAAAGGGCAATTTATCTTATCTATATTCGTTGCTATTGGCTTTGTTTATGTTAATTTTTCTAGTATTGAGTTTATTATTGATAAGAGGGATCCAACCGTTCGGGTACTATTTTTCTTCATCATGATTTTATCCGTGTTTAATGCGGGATTATTGACGGAAAAATACATTCAAACAAGAAAGTAGAAAAAACTCTTATTCAACTAACGGGTGCTTTACTTCAAGAAGGGGTAAAGCATTTTTCTTATTGAATTGACGATGCACTTTAGCTGAAGAAGGAGAAGGAGGAATAGAGAACCACTTTAAAGAAGTAGTCTCAGCAAGTAATTAGTGGAGGGGATTAAATGCAGGTCGAAAAAATATATGGTGACTTACCTATCTTAGAAACAGAACGTCTTATTCTTAGAAAAGTCACTTTAGAAGACATTGAAGATATGTACCTATACGGATCAAACGAAGAAGTATCTAGGTATGTAACTTGGAATACCCACGAAACCATTTCTGATACAAAAGGTTTTGTGGAATTTATATTGAACAAATATGAAAACAAGCAGGTTTCACCGTGGGGAATTGAATACAAGGAAAATGGGAAATTCATTGGAACTATCGATTTTGTTTGGTGGCAACCTAATCATAAAACTGCTGAAATTGGATATGTAATTTCTAAAGACTATTGGGGAAAAGGTTTAACTACTGAAGTAGCAAAGGAGATATTAAAATT is drawn from Psychrobacillus sp. INOP01 and contains these coding sequences:
- a CDS encoding GNAT family N-acetyltransferase, with the translated sequence MQVEKIYGDLPILETERLILRKVTLEDIEDMYLYGSNEEVSRYVTWNTHETISDTKGFVEFILNKYENKQVSPWGIEYKENGKFIGTIDFVWWQPNHKTAEIGYVISKDYWGKGLTTEVAKEILKFGFEEMDLVRIQARCDVENIGSARVMEKAGMSFEGIIRKGMFVKGNHRDLKMYSILKEEF
- a CDS encoding YobA family protein encodes the protein MKLLRYFCTILILLSFILLITGCAENRTTQKEDDLKIEGYILEVDEGRILVAEGMTSEQYETLKYKTLQELDNESISLFYLSYEDTSGLRKGYKVDVWMDGEIDLSNPAQAGAKKIELK
- a CDS encoding cupredoxin domain-containing protein encodes the protein MYMKKWLTGLVVLLAMIVVVTTQGSLGVFAESGVVTQPIESEKAIEVELNNNYFNPKVITIPNGRTTTLILKNKGTNKHTFTVEKLGIDVEVQPGTEKNITVKPINIGTYDLICRYHFQEGMVGKVTVK
- a CDS encoding alpha/beta fold hydrolase → MIERKIQSSRGTVYYWTNGIVSPQEFAIVFCHGLTADHTLFDKQVEHLSAEYKLITWDFPLHGKSRPYEDFSFANVNEEMLAILEQENIEKIVLVGQSAGGYIAQSFIHEYGDKVIGFIGIGTTPFGKSYYKKSELFWIKHYSTVARLYPYSYYCKAGAKAITIIDEARTSMYKTLVSLGKKDMLKVTSEVYGEFLKIEDEVQFNCPVLITYGEYDNTGYVKKYCNSWAERTRYPLKIISSASHNANYDNYEEFNGLLISFVQSDI
- a CDS encoding RND transporter: MKNKNILKTINWASFTTIVLVSVVTATITLYDLNTHTTYGEEGQSRAKFRWGLFDTIISVVILFMSSFLALCWKRLFPFNVPIAIIIVGFCYVLFFLTFTVGWVAFQGIFGFFIAFLTGVILIVCYSVFYFLERRKTNKI
- a CDS encoding polysaccharide deacetylase family protein, whose protein sequence is MKKVVMFFLCLLILILPSQVFAQLKVPILIYHSIDEFKGHGSKELYVTPKNFEKQMIYLRDHGYTLLTFDRWQDIYKVNKPIFITFDDGYKNNLNAFGIFQKLKNESFKPTGTIFVISDFIGRSNRLSKSDLKMMADSGIISIQSHTATHPDLTKIKNYEYELKGSKDKIQKITGKPVNVLAYPYGNFNNKVLAETKKYYLFGLTTTPELFSEKGIKDEFYLLPRIYIKYSTTLDDFAKIVDGE
- a CDS encoding tyrosine-type recombinase/integrase; translated protein: MKEPKVGKRIPKYLTEREIEHLRESCHSSVKKAIFEFMFSTGCRIGEIVALEKNHINWSNKDDKEREVYFNTRCDIWLKRYMESRDDHNPAIFVKARQPHKMSVAHMRYIIKRSSNRVEINKERFIYTNLDTATQLI